A genomic window from Streptomyces sp. NBC_00234 includes:
- a CDS encoding ROK family transcriptional regulator: METPGSQTSLHRANLERVVRAVRMAGSLTQAEIARSTGLSAATVSNIVRELKDSGTVEVTPTSAGGRRARSVSLSGDAGIVVGVDFGHTHLRVAVGNLAHQVLAEESEPLDVDASSAQGFGRAEQLVNRLIESTGIAPDKVIGVGLGVPGPIDVESGTLGSTSILPGWTGINPSEELAGRLGVPVYVDNDANLGALGELVWGSGRGVRDLAYIKVASGVGAGLVIDGSIYRGPGGTAGEIGHITLDESGPVCRCGNRGCLETFAAARYVLPLLQPSHGPDLTMERVVQLAREGDPGCRRVIGDVGRHIGSGVANLCNLLNPSRVVLGGSLAEAGELVLGPIRDSVSRYAIPSAARQLSVLPGALGGRAEVLGALALVLNEMGDSTLLESALSTATPAFT; the protein is encoded by the coding sequence ATGGAGACTCCGGGGTCGCAGACATCTCTGCATCGCGCCAACCTTGAGCGGGTTGTGCGCGCCGTGCGTATGGCGGGTTCGCTCACCCAGGCGGAGATCGCCAGAAGCACCGGCCTCTCCGCGGCCACCGTCTCCAATATCGTTCGCGAGCTGAAGGACAGCGGCACGGTCGAAGTGACGCCGACGTCGGCGGGCGGCCGACGGGCCCGGAGCGTCTCGCTCAGCGGCGACGCGGGCATCGTGGTCGGCGTGGACTTCGGCCATACGCATCTCAGGGTGGCCGTCGGCAACCTGGCCCACCAGGTCCTGGCGGAGGAATCCGAGCCGCTGGACGTCGACGCCTCGTCGGCGCAGGGCTTCGGCCGGGCGGAACAGCTGGTGAACCGGCTGATCGAGAGCACCGGGATCGCTCCGGACAAGGTGATCGGCGTCGGGCTCGGCGTGCCCGGCCCGATCGACGTCGAGTCCGGCACGCTGGGCTCCACCTCGATCCTGCCGGGCTGGACGGGCATCAACCCCAGCGAGGAGCTGGCCGGACGCCTCGGCGTGCCGGTGTACGTCGACAACGACGCCAACCTCGGGGCCCTGGGGGAGCTGGTCTGGGGCAGCGGGCGAGGGGTCAGGGATCTCGCGTACATCAAGGTCGCGAGCGGTGTCGGCGCCGGTCTGGTGATCGACGGTTCCATCTACCGGGGGCCCGGCGGCACGGCCGGCGAGATCGGGCACATCACGCTCGACGAGTCGGGCCCCGTGTGCCGCTGCGGCAACCGCGGCTGCCTGGAGACCTTCGCCGCCGCCCGGTACGTCCTGCCCCTGCTCCAGCCGAGCCACGGGCCCGATCTGACCATGGAGCGCGTGGTCCAGCTGGCCCGGGAGGGCGATCCGGGCTGCCGCCGGGTGATCGGGGACGTGGGACGCCACATCGGCAGCGGTGTCGCCAACCTGTGCAACCTGCTCAACCCGAGCCGGGTGGTGCTCGGAGGGTCCCTCGCGGAGGCGGGGGAGCTGGTGCTGGGGCCGATCCGGGACTCGGTGTCCCGGTACGCCATCCCCAGTGCGGCGCGGCAGCTGTCGGTGCTGCCGGGGGCGCTCGGAGGGCGGGCGGAAGTGCTGGGCGCGCTGGCCCTCGTACTCAATGAGATGGGCGATTCGACCCTTTTGGAGAGCGCGCTCTCCACTGCGACGCCTGCCTTCACTTAG
- a CDS encoding substrate-binding domain-containing protein — MNTRMRRAAVAVAATAMAVSLAACGSAKESGDKAKETETKGDDLKIGLLLPENQTARYEKFDKPIIEKKISELTGGKAEVIYANAKQDATLQSQQVDTMITNKVDALIVDAVDSKAIANGVKKAKDAGIPVVAFDRLAEGPIDAYTSFDNEEVGHVQGKALLEALGDKADGGTIVMMNGAITDPNAALFKKGAKAELDGKVKYGKEYDTKEWKPENANANMEAAITALGKDKIVGVYSANDGMAGGIITALKAAGLSKLPPVTGQDAELAGVQRIVAGEQFMSVYKPYAPEGAVAAEMAVALAKGEKLDSIATSTVDSPTQKAVPSVLVPVVSLTQANIQDTVLKDGIYTVDEICTAKYKAACDKLGLK; from the coding sequence ATGAACACGCGTATGCGTCGTGCCGCCGTTGCCGTTGCCGCCACCGCCATGGCTGTCTCGCTTGCCGCTTGCGGCAGCGCCAAGGAGTCCGGCGACAAGGCCAAGGAGACCGAGACGAAGGGCGACGACCTGAAGATAGGTCTGCTCCTTCCCGAGAACCAGACGGCCCGGTACGAGAAGTTCGACAAGCCGATCATCGAGAAGAAGATCAGCGAGCTCACCGGCGGCAAGGCGGAGGTCATCTACGCCAACGCCAAGCAGGACGCCACCCTGCAGTCGCAGCAGGTCGACACCATGATCACGAACAAGGTCGACGCGCTCATCGTCGACGCGGTGGACTCCAAGGCCATCGCCAACGGCGTCAAGAAGGCCAAGGACGCGGGCATCCCCGTCGTCGCCTTCGATCGCCTCGCCGAGGGCCCGATCGACGCCTACACCTCCTTCGACAACGAAGAGGTCGGCCACGTCCAGGGCAAGGCCCTGCTGGAGGCCCTCGGCGACAAGGCCGACGGCGGCACGATCGTGATGATGAACGGCGCGATCACCGACCCGAACGCCGCCCTCTTCAAGAAGGGCGCCAAGGCCGAGCTCGACGGCAAGGTCAAGTACGGCAAGGAGTACGACACCAAGGAGTGGAAGCCGGAGAACGCCAACGCCAACATGGAGGCGGCGATCACGGCTCTCGGCAAGGACAAGATCGTCGGCGTCTACTCCGCCAACGACGGCATGGCGGGCGGCATCATCACCGCCCTCAAGGCCGCCGGTCTCTCCAAGCTCCCGCCGGTCACCGGCCAGGACGCCGAACTCGCCGGTGTGCAGCGCATCGTCGCCGGTGAGCAGTTCATGAGCGTCTACAAGCCGTACGCCCCCGAAGGCGCTGTCGCCGCCGAGATGGCCGTCGCGCTGGCCAAGGGCGAGAAGCTCGACTCGATCGCCACGTCCACGGTGGACAGCCCCACCCAGAAGGCCGTTCCCTCCGTCCTGGTCCCGGTCGTCTCGCTGACCCAGGCCAACATCCAGGACACCGTCCTGAAGGACGGCATCTACACGGTCGACGAGATCTGCACGGCCAAGTACAAGGCCGCCTGCGACAAGCTCGGCCTGAAGTAG
- a CDS encoding ATP-binding cassette domain-containing protein, producing MVHVSATPVLALRGVSKRFGAVQALTDVQLEVHAGEVVALVGDNGAGKSTLVKTIAGVHPIDDGVIEWEGDAVQINKPHDAQNLGIATVYQDLALCDNIDVVGNLYLGRELRKFGVLNEVEMERRSRELLSTLSIRIPSVRIPIASLSGGQRQTVAIARSMLGEPKLVILDEPTAALGVEQTAQVLDLVERLRERGHAVILISHNMADVKAVADKVAVLRLGRNNGVFDVKTTSQEEIISAITGATENAVTRRAARNAEVQK from the coding sequence ATGGTTCACGTGTCCGCTACGCCCGTGTTGGCGTTGCGAGGGGTCTCCAAGCGATTCGGTGCCGTCCAGGCGCTCACCGATGTACAGCTTGAGGTCCACGCCGGCGAGGTGGTCGCCCTGGTGGGCGACAACGGCGCCGGTAAATCAACGCTGGTCAAGACGATTGCCGGTGTGCACCCCATCGATGACGGAGTCATCGAGTGGGAAGGCGACGCCGTTCAGATCAACAAGCCGCACGACGCCCAGAACCTGGGCATCGCGACCGTCTATCAGGACCTCGCGCTGTGCGACAACATCGATGTCGTCGGCAACCTCTACCTCGGCCGGGAACTCCGCAAGTTCGGAGTGCTCAACGAGGTCGAGATGGAGCGCCGCTCCCGCGAGCTCCTCAGCACGCTGTCGATCCGCATCCCCAGCGTCCGTATCCCGATCGCCTCGCTCTCCGGCGGTCAGCGCCAGACCGTGGCCATCGCCCGGTCGATGCTCGGTGAGCCCAAGCTCGTCATCCTCGACGAGCCCACGGCGGCCCTCGGCGTGGAGCAGACCGCCCAGGTCCTCGACCTCGTCGAGCGGCTGCGCGAGCGCGGTCACGCGGTCATCCTCATCAGCCACAACATGGCCGATGTGAAGGCCGTCGCCGACAAGGTGGCGGTCCTGAGGCTGGGCCGCAACAACGGTGTCTTCGATGTGAAGACCACCTCGCAGGAAGAGATCATCTCCGCCATCACCGGCGCCACGGAAAACGCCGTGACCCGTCGTGCGGCGCGCAACGCGGAGGTCCAGAAGTGA
- a CDS encoding sugar ABC transporter permease — translation MNTDKTAAPAAPVVNPDAAKGAATAVDPRLLVREQGLGGYLTEFKRKMSAGDLGSIPVIIGLVIICVVFQSLNSEFLSAKNLSDIAVAMVATGMMAVGIIFVLLLGEIDLSVGSVSGVSGALVAVLSVTQGMNEWLAVFVAIASGAVIGAIHGFFFARIGAPAFAVTLAGLLFWLGFMLQLLGDTGTINLDGDGVVGHLTTYYFADVAAAYGLAVVAVVGYFLSAFLDSRRREAAGIPARPLTDIVVRTAVLAVFAFAAAIMFNQYRGLPLALVLFLVVLVATDFVLRRTAYGRKIFALGGSVEASRRAGINVTAIRVSVFAIAGTFAAIGGLFWASKIAAVNQGSGTGDLLMNVIAAAVIGGTSLFGGRGRTWNALLGVMVIVSIQYGLSLEGIATPINYMITGGVLLVTVVIDSVTRKTQKSAGRA, via the coding sequence GTGAACACCGACAAGACGGCCGCCCCCGCCGCCCCCGTGGTGAACCCGGACGCCGCCAAGGGCGCGGCCACCGCGGTCGACCCCCGGCTGCTCGTGCGCGAGCAGGGCCTCGGCGGATACCTCACCGAGTTCAAGCGCAAGATGAGCGCCGGTGACCTGGGCTCGATCCCCGTGATCATCGGCCTGGTCATCATCTGCGTGGTCTTCCAGAGCCTGAACTCGGAGTTCCTCTCCGCGAAGAACCTCAGCGACATCGCCGTCGCGATGGTCGCCACCGGCATGATGGCCGTCGGCATCATCTTCGTCCTCCTGCTCGGTGAGATCGACCTGTCGGTCGGCTCGGTCAGCGGCGTCTCCGGCGCACTCGTGGCCGTGCTGAGCGTCACCCAGGGCATGAACGAGTGGCTGGCCGTCTTCGTGGCCATCGCCAGCGGCGCGGTCATCGGCGCGATCCACGGCTTCTTCTTCGCCCGAATAGGCGCCCCCGCCTTCGCCGTCACCCTCGCCGGCCTGCTGTTCTGGCTGGGCTTCATGCTCCAGCTGCTCGGCGACACCGGCACGATCAACCTGGACGGCGACGGCGTCGTCGGCCACCTCACCACGTACTACTTCGCGGACGTCGCCGCCGCGTACGGCCTCGCCGTCGTCGCGGTCGTGGGCTACTTCCTCTCCGCCTTCCTGGACAGCCGCCGCCGCGAGGCCGCGGGTATCCCGGCCAGGCCGCTCACCGACATCGTGGTGCGCACGGCCGTGCTCGCGGTGTTCGCCTTCGCCGCCGCGATCATGTTCAACCAGTACCGGGGCCTGCCCCTGGCCCTGGTCCTCTTCCTCGTGGTCCTGGTGGCGACGGACTTCGTCCTGCGCCGCACGGCCTACGGCCGGAAGATCTTCGCGCTCGGCGGCAGCGTCGAGGCGTCCCGCCGTGCGGGCATCAACGTCACGGCGATCCGGGTCTCGGTGTTCGCCATCGCGGGTACGTTCGCGGCGATCGGCGGTCTGTTCTGGGCCTCCAAGATCGCGGCGGTCAACCAGGGCTCCGGCACCGGCGACCTGCTGATGAACGTCATCGCGGCGGCCGTCATCGGTGGCACCAGCCTCTTCGGCGGACGCGGCCGGACCTGGAACGCCCTGCTCGGCGTCATGGTCATCGTCTCGATCCAGTACGGCCTGTCGCTGGAAGGCATCGCCACCCCGATCAACTACATGATCACCGGCGGCGTGCTCCTCGTCACGGTCGTCATCGACTCCGTCACACGCAAGACCCAGAAGTCGGCGGGTCGCGCCTGA
- the dxs gene encoding 1-deoxy-D-xylulose-5-phosphate synthase — MDLLTRIGGPRDLDRLSLEQLEQLAGEIRTFLVEEVSKTGGHLGPNLGVVELTIALHRVFESPRDKVLFDTGHQSYVHKLLTGRQDFSKLKSKGGLSGYPSRAESEHDVIENSHASTVLGWADGLAKANEVLEKDDHVVAVIGDGALTGGMAWEALNNIAAAKDRPLVIVVNDNERSYAPTIGGLANHLATLRTTDGYERFLARGKDLLERTPVVGKPLYETLHGAKKGLKDFIAPQGMFEDLGLKYVGPIDGHDIEALESALQRAKRFGGPVIVHCLTEKGRGYTPALQDEADRFHAVGKIHPDTGLPISTSGLDWTSVFGEEMVKLGKERKDIVAITAAMLQPVGLGKFEEAFPDRIYDVGIAEQHGAVSAAGLATGGLHPVFAVYATFLNRAFDQVLMDVALHKCGVTFVLDRAGVTGTDGASHNGMWDMSILQCVPTLRIAAPRDADQVRAQLREAVDVDDAPTVVRFSKGAVGPAVKAVGKAGGMDILRAAGTRRPDVLLVSVGALAPMCLEIAGLLEAQGISTTVVDPRWVKPVDEAMAPLAEQHRVVVTVEDNSRAGGVGSAIAQALRDAGVDVPLRDFGIPPVFLDHASRKEVMAEIGLTAPDIARQVTGLVAKLDGRYESRDAEPARD, encoded by the coding sequence GTGGATCTGCTGACCCGCATCGGGGGACCGCGCGACCTGGACCGGCTCAGCCTCGAGCAGCTGGAGCAGCTCGCCGGGGAGATCCGTACCTTCCTCGTCGAAGAGGTGTCCAAGACCGGCGGACACCTCGGCCCCAACCTGGGTGTGGTCGAGCTGACCATCGCCCTGCACCGGGTGTTCGAGTCGCCACGGGACAAGGTCCTCTTCGACACCGGCCACCAGAGCTATGTGCACAAGCTGCTCACCGGCCGCCAGGACTTCTCGAAGCTCAAGAGCAAGGGCGGCCTCTCCGGCTACCCCTCCCGGGCCGAGTCCGAGCACGACGTCATCGAGAACTCGCACGCCTCGACCGTGCTCGGCTGGGCCGACGGCCTCGCCAAGGCCAACGAGGTGCTGGAGAAGGACGACCACGTCGTCGCGGTCATCGGGGACGGCGCGCTCACCGGCGGTATGGCCTGGGAGGCGCTGAACAACATCGCCGCCGCCAAGGACCGCCCGCTCGTCATCGTCGTCAACGACAACGAGCGCTCGTACGCCCCGACCATCGGCGGCCTCGCGAACCACCTCGCCACGCTCCGTACGACCGACGGTTACGAACGGTTCCTGGCCCGCGGCAAGGACCTCCTGGAGCGCACTCCCGTCGTCGGGAAGCCGCTGTACGAGACCCTGCACGGCGCCAAGAAGGGCCTCAAGGACTTCATCGCCCCGCAGGGCATGTTCGAGGACCTCGGCCTGAAGTACGTCGGACCGATCGACGGCCACGACATCGAGGCCCTGGAGTCCGCACTCCAGCGGGCCAAGCGCTTCGGCGGCCCCGTCATCGTCCACTGCCTCACGGAGAAGGGCCGCGGCTACACCCCGGCCCTCCAGGACGAGGCCGACCGTTTCCACGCGGTCGGCAAGATCCACCCGGACACCGGCCTGCCGATCTCCACCTCCGGCCTCGACTGGACCTCGGTCTTCGGCGAGGAGATGGTCAAGCTCGGCAAGGAGCGCAAGGACATCGTCGCGATCACCGCGGCCATGCTCCAGCCGGTCGGCCTCGGCAAGTTCGAGGAGGCGTTCCCGGACCGGATCTACGACGTCGGCATCGCCGAGCAGCACGGCGCGGTCTCCGCGGCGGGCCTCGCCACCGGCGGACTGCACCCGGTCTTCGCGGTCTACGCGACCTTCCTCAACCGCGCCTTCGACCAGGTCCTCATGGACGTCGCCCTGCACAAGTGCGGGGTCACCTTCGTCCTGGACCGGGCCGGAGTCACCGGTACGGACGGCGCCTCGCACAACGGCATGTGGGACATGTCGATCCTCCAGTGCGTGCCGACCCTCCGGATCGCCGCCCCGCGCGACGCCGACCAGGTCCGCGCCCAGCTCCGCGAGGCCGTCGACGTCGACGACGCCCCGACGGTGGTCCGCTTCTCCAAGGGCGCGGTCGGCCCGGCGGTCAAGGCCGTCGGCAAGGCCGGCGGCATGGACATCCTGCGCGCGGCCGGCACCCGGCGGCCCGACGTCCTGCTGGTGTCCGTCGGAGCACTCGCCCCGATGTGCCTGGAGATCGCCGGACTGCTGGAGGCCCAGGGCATCTCCACCACGGTGGTCGACCCCCGCTGGGTCAAGCCCGTCGACGAGGCCATGGCCCCGCTCGCCGAGCAGCACCGGGTGGTCGTCACTGTCGAGGACAACAGCCGCGCCGGCGGTGTCGGCTCGGCCATCGCCCAGGCACTGCGCGACGCCGGGGTCGACGTACCGCTGCGCGACTTCGGCATCCCGCCGGTCTTCCTCGACCACGCCTCCCGCAAGGAGGTCATGGCCGAGATCGGACTGACCGCTCCGGACATCGCCCGTCAGGTCACCGGTCTGGTGGCCAAGCTCGACGGCCGGTACGAGAGCCGGGACGCCGAGCCCGCCCGCGACTGA
- a CDS encoding amino acid permease, with protein sequence MFRTKTVEQSIRDTEEPEHKLRKSLSALDLTVFGVGVIIGTGIFVLTGKVAKETAGPATALAFVAAGIVCALAALCYAEFASTVPVAGSAYTFAYASLGELVAWIIGWDLILEFALGTAVVAVGWSGYVRSLMDNVGWTMPEALSGPDVADGFGFDILAFALVLILTVILVLGMKLSARVTTVVVAIKVTVVLIVIVAGSFFINTDNYSPFIPDAVKQPAGSGLDAPLVQLMFGYEPTDFGIMGIFTAASVVFFAFIGFDVVATAAEETKVPQRDMPRGILGSLLICTVLYVAVSIVVTGMQHYSELSVSAPLADAFKAVGHPFYAGVISFGAAVGLTTVCMILLLGQTRVFFAMSRDGLLPRFFSVTHPRFGTPYRPTILLGVIIAIVAGFTSINELATLVNIGTLFAFVIVALGVLVLRRTRPDLHRAFRTPWVPLVPILSVAASVWLMLNLPAETWVRFGVWMVIGIAVYFVYGRKHSRVPDNTAEKPVS encoded by the coding sequence ATGTTCCGGACGAAAACGGTCGAACAGTCGATCAGGGACACGGAGGAACCGGAGCACAAACTCAGGAAATCCCTCTCGGCGCTGGACCTGACGGTCTTCGGCGTCGGGGTCATCATCGGCACCGGCATCTTCGTCCTCACGGGCAAGGTGGCCAAGGAGACGGCCGGCCCCGCCACCGCGCTCGCCTTCGTCGCCGCCGGCATCGTCTGCGCCCTGGCCGCGCTCTGCTACGCGGAGTTCGCCTCCACCGTCCCGGTGGCCGGGTCCGCGTACACCTTCGCCTACGCCTCACTCGGCGAACTGGTCGCCTGGATCATCGGCTGGGACCTGATCCTGGAGTTCGCGCTGGGTACGGCCGTGGTGGCGGTGGGCTGGTCGGGCTACGTCCGCTCGCTGATGGACAACGTCGGCTGGACGATGCCCGAGGCGCTCTCGGGGCCCGATGTGGCCGACGGGTTCGGCTTCGACATCCTGGCCTTCGCGCTGGTCCTGATCCTCACGGTCATCCTGGTGCTCGGCATGAAGCTGTCCGCACGGGTCACCACGGTCGTCGTCGCCATCAAGGTGACGGTGGTCCTGATCGTGATCGTCGCGGGCTCGTTCTTCATCAACACCGACAACTACTCGCCGTTCATCCCGGACGCCGTGAAGCAGCCCGCCGGTTCGGGCCTGGACGCGCCGCTGGTCCAGCTGATGTTCGGTTACGAGCCCACGGACTTCGGCATCATGGGTATCTTCACCGCCGCCTCCGTCGTCTTCTTCGCCTTCATCGGCTTCGACGTCGTGGCCACCGCCGCCGAGGAGACCAAGGTCCCCCAGCGGGACATGCCGCGCGGCATCCTGGGCTCGCTCCTGATCTGCACCGTGCTCTACGTGGCCGTGTCCATCGTCGTCACCGGAATGCAGCACTACAGCGAGCTGTCGGTGAGCGCCCCGCTCGCCGACGCGTTCAAGGCGGTAGGACACCCCTTCTACGCCGGTGTCATCAGCTTCGGCGCGGCGGTCGGCCTCACCACGGTCTGCATGATCCTGCTGCTCGGTCAGACGCGCGTGTTCTTCGCGATGAGCCGGGACGGCCTGCTCCCGCGGTTCTTCTCCGTGACGCACCCGCGGTTCGGAACGCCGTACCGGCCGACGATCCTGCTCGGTGTGATCATCGCGATCGTCGCGGGCTTCACCAGCATCAACGAACTGGCGACGCTGGTGAACATCGGCACGCTCTTCGCGTTCGTCATCGTCGCCCTGGGCGTGCTCGTCCTGCGCCGCACCCGGCCCGATCTGCACCGCGCCTTCCGCACCCCGTGGGTCCCGCTCGTCCCGATCCTCTCGGTGGCCGCTTCGGTCTGGCTGATGCTCAACCTGCCGGCCGAGACCTGGGTGCGGTTCGGGGTCTGGATGGTGATCGGCATCGCCGTCTACTTCGTGTACGGGCGGAAGCACAGCCGGGTGCCGGACAACACGGCGGAGAAGCCCGTCAGTTGA
- a CDS encoding LCP family protein yields the protein MTDQTSDTGSPISEEPRSRRAPKPRKRRRGLKIALGIFLVLLLAGGGTVYWMYSSLDGNIKGVDINKALGEDRPEKLPTSGQNLLVLGSDSRAGAENKELGGGGSVGGARSDTAMVVHIPEGRTQAVAVSIPRDTLVTRPECTKADGSTMSSANRVMFNSVYSLAGPACVVKTVEKMSGVRIDHYLEINFAGFKDLVDAIGGVTVDVPQDIDDKASGLNLTAGPHKLDGTESLAYVRTRHGIGDGSDLGRIGLQQQFMMALLSEIKSQDLLGSPTTTYKIASSATKSLTTDEGLASLKSLTDFARSMNGVDPSSMETIMLPVAYDKQDPNRVVASEPQAGTLWKAIREDATIPESAKKSPATGG from the coding sequence ATGACAGACCAGACCTCCGACACCGGATCGCCCATATCGGAAGAGCCCCGATCCAGGCGGGCACCCAAGCCGCGCAAGCGCCGCCGCGGCCTCAAGATCGCCCTCGGGATCTTCCTCGTTCTCCTGCTCGCCGGCGGCGGCACGGTGTACTGGATGTACAGCAGCCTCGACGGCAACATCAAGGGCGTCGACATCAACAAGGCTCTCGGTGAGGACCGTCCCGAGAAGCTCCCGACCTCCGGTCAGAACCTCCTCGTCCTCGGTTCGGACTCGCGTGCCGGGGCCGAGAACAAGGAGCTCGGTGGCGGCGGCAGTGTCGGCGGCGCGCGTTCCGACACCGCGATGGTGGTGCACATCCCCGAGGGCCGTACGCAGGCTGTCGCCGTGTCCATCCCGCGCGACACCCTGGTGACCCGGCCCGAGTGCACCAAGGCCGACGGTTCGACGATGTCCTCCGCGAACCGCGTGATGTTCAACTCCGTGTACTCGCTGGCCGGTCCGGCCTGTGTGGTCAAGACCGTCGAGAAGATGTCCGGGGTCCGGATCGACCACTACCTGGAGATCAACTTCGCCGGGTTCAAGGACCTCGTCGACGCCATAGGCGGCGTCACGGTGGACGTCCCGCAGGACATCGACGACAAGGCGTCGGGGCTGAACCTGACCGCCGGCCCGCACAAGCTCGACGGCACCGAGTCCCTCGCCTACGTCCGTACGCGGCACGGCATCGGTGACGGCAGCGACCTCGGACGCATCGGCCTCCAGCAGCAGTTCATGATGGCGCTGCTGAGCGAGATCAAGTCGCAGGACCTGCTGGGCAGCCCGACGACGACGTACAAGATCGCGAGTTCCGCGACCAAGTCGCTGACGACCGACGAGGGACTCGCCTCCCTCAAGTCGCTCACCGACTTCGCGCGTTCGATGAACGGCGTCGACCCGTCCTCGATGGAGACGATCATGCTGCCGGTCGCGTACGACAAGCAGGACCCCAACCGGGTCGTGGCGTCCGAGCCGCAGGCCGGCACGCTCTGGAAGGCGATCCGCGAGGACGCGACGATTCCGGAGTCCGCGAAGAAGTCCCCGGCCACCGGCGGCTGA
- a CDS encoding glycosyltransferase: MKIEFLIQNAYAADGSTRAVLNLAAALADTHDVRIVSVFRWLDRAAIAPAHGVRVVSLLDLREGRRPDKQDIRRLTPSRIIPRTQEMSWRYSQLTDDKVEEYLLGSQAQVVVGTSLELAAYVSRWGRPRALRLGQLHQLSTVLSAQEQSRAWAGLGRLDAVVVPSAAEALAVTEAGLPGEIAVYAHPDCVPHPRVRPADGHSKVVMAAGRLVPEKRFDLLIQAFARVVGQHPDWSLRIFGTGPEYGQLRALVAELDLYNHVFLMMEEPRLEAHWAASAIAAGSSDRESFGIALAEAMRCGLPVVSTSCPGGPQEIVRHEVNGLLTPVDDIESFAAALLRLIGDAPERAVMGHQAMEDARAYGPEASAGRFENVIRLARRTRRESRPAAEVTVSCAVNEDGLISLRLEGVRGGRKDLELVLRKRKAARNERPIRLALLPAGGLDPHLYEAVIPPDPGELTEGRWDVHLDSGEGKPAKVRPGILDLRGFRPVASGPAGTVVQLPYASESGHLVLRTWTRERHAEATEVWVNDGAIHLRGLLYGSDFGDAEPLLLMRRRGVEESGFWLPGSSSGGADFSFVLPAADLAEQLVGRHELWDLWVGRRYDPVVARLGRFLTDVVDVKSVFAYPNTVVSSSDGPPVMVKPYYTAGTELSIRVSEKGE; the protein is encoded by the coding sequence ATGAAGATCGAATTCCTCATTCAGAACGCCTATGCGGCGGACGGCTCCACCCGTGCCGTGCTCAATCTCGCCGCCGCGCTCGCCGACACGCACGACGTCCGGATCGTCTCCGTGTTCCGGTGGCTCGACCGAGCCGCCATCGCTCCCGCGCACGGGGTACGGGTGGTCTCGCTGCTCGATCTGCGGGAGGGCCGACGACCGGACAAGCAGGACATACGCAGACTCACGCCGTCACGGATCATTCCGCGCACACAGGAGATGTCCTGGCGTTACAGCCAGCTGACGGACGACAAGGTCGAGGAGTACCTGCTCGGCAGCCAGGCGCAGGTGGTGGTCGGCACGAGTCTCGAACTGGCCGCCTATGTGTCGCGCTGGGGCCGGCCGAGGGCACTGCGTCTGGGACAGCTGCACCAGTTGAGCACCGTGCTGTCCGCCCAGGAGCAGAGTCGCGCCTGGGCCGGGCTGGGCAGGCTGGACGCGGTCGTCGTGCCCAGCGCCGCCGAAGCCCTGGCCGTGACGGAGGCGGGTCTGCCGGGCGAGATCGCCGTGTACGCCCATCCCGACTGCGTGCCCCATCCCCGGGTGCGTCCGGCCGACGGGCACTCCAAGGTGGTGATGGCTGCCGGGAGGCTGGTTCCCGAGAAGCGTTTCGATCTGCTCATCCAGGCGTTCGCGCGGGTCGTCGGCCAACACCCCGACTGGAGCTTGCGGATCTTCGGGACCGGCCCCGAGTACGGTCAGCTGCGCGCACTGGTCGCCGAACTCGACCTGTACAACCACGTGTTCCTGATGATGGAGGAGCCACGGCTGGAGGCGCACTGGGCCGCCTCGGCCATCGCTGCCGGATCGTCGGACCGTGAATCCTTCGGCATCGCGCTGGCCGAGGCGATGCGCTGCGGACTGCCTGTCGTGTCCACCTCCTGCCCGGGAGGCCCTCAGGAGATCGTCCGCCACGAGGTCAACGGCCTGCTCACGCCGGTCGACGACATCGAGAGCTTCGCCGCCGCGCTGCTGCGGCTGATCGGTGACGCCCCCGAGCGTGCCGTGATGGGGCACCAGGCGATGGAGGATGCACGGGCCTACGGCCCGGAGGCGTCGGCCGGACGGTTCGAGAACGTCATCAGACTGGCCCGTCGCACTCGCCGGGAGAGCCGCCCCGCGGCAGAGGTCACGGTGTCCTGCGCGGTGAACGAGGACGGGCTGATCAGCCTGCGTCTGGAAGGTGTGCGCGGGGGCCGCAAGGACCTCGAACTGGTGCTGCGCAAACGCAAGGCGGCGCGGAACGAACGGCCCATCAGGCTTGCTCTTCTCCCCGCCGGGGGCCTTGACCCGCATCTGTACGAGGCGGTCATCCCGCCCGACCCGGGCGAGCTGACCGAAGGCCGTTGGGACGTCCATCTCGACTCGGGTGAGGGCAAGCCCGCGAAGGTCCGGCCCGGCATCCTCGACCTGCGCGGCTTCCGCCCGGTGGCCAGCGGGCCCGCGGGCACCGTCGTCCAGCTGCCCTACGCCTCGGAGAGCGGGCACCTCGTCCTGCGCACCTGGACGCGGGAGCGTCACGCTGAGGCCACGGAGGTCTGGGTCAACGACGGGGCGATCCATCTGCGGGGGCTGCTCTACGGCAGCGACTTCGGCGATGCCGAGCCCCTGCTGTTGATGCGCCGACGGGGTGTCGAGGAGTCGGGCTTCTGGCTTCCGGGCAGTTCCTCGGGCGGCGCCGACTTCTCGTTCGTCCTGCCGGCGGCCGATCTGGCCGAGCAGTTGGTCGGCCGCCACGAGCTGTGGGACCTGTGGGTGGGCCGTCGCTACGATCCGGTGGTGGCGCGGCTGGGCCGCTTCCTGACGGACGTGGTGGACGTGAAGAGCGTGTTCGCCTACCCCAACACCGTGGTGTCGAGCAGCGACGGTCCCCCGGTGATGGTGAAGCCCTACTACACGGCCGGTACCGAGCTGTCGATCCGCGTCTCCGAGAAGGGCGAGTAG